The Blattabacterium cuenoti genomic interval ATATTTATCAATTATTATTAGAAAATATTTTAGAACCATATTATGATATAAATCCAAAATATAGTTGGGTATTAGCAGCAGCAAAAAAAAATATTCCATTAATAATACCTGGGTGGGAAGATAGTACAATTGGGAACTTATTTGCTTCATATTGTATGAAAAAATTATTTAAACCATTTCTTGTTAAAAATGGAATAGAATATATGACGTATTTAGCAGAATGGTATAAAAAAGAATGTATTAATCATAAAATAGGATTTTTTCAAATAGGTGGAGGAATTTCTGGAGATTTTCCAATTTGCGTAGTTCCTATGTTATCACAAGATATAGGATATGATACTACTCCATTTTGGTCATACTTTTGCCAAATATCTGATTCAAATACTAGTTATGGATCATATTCAGGAGCAATCCCAAATGAAAAAATAACTTGGGGAAAACTTGATAAAGATACTCCAAAATTTATTATTGAATCAGATGCTACTATAGTAGCCCCCCTTATTTTTGCATACATATTAAATATGTAATTTTATTCTTCATTTAAAATAAAATTTATTATATGAAGAATTTATACGATATTGTAATAATTGGATCTGGACCAGGAGGTTATATCTCCGCTATTCGTGCTAGTCAACTTGGATTTAAAATCGCAATAATAGAAAAACATAAAAATTTAGGAGGGACCTGTCTGAATGTTGGTTGTATTCCATCAAAATCGTTATTAGAATCTTCTAAACGTTTTTTTTTATCAGAAAAATATTCTAAATCACATGGAATTTTTTTTGAAAAATTACATTTTGATTTAGAAAAAATGATGTATAGAAAAAATAAAATAATTGAAAATTTAAATAATGGAATAAACTATTTAATAAAAAAAAATAAAATAGATATTTATAAAGGAATTGGAGTTTTTCAATCAAAAAATATTTTATCTATAAAAAATAGCATTTCTTTAAAAGAAGAAATAAAAATACATTTTAAATTCTGTATAATTTCTACTGGATCAAAACCATTAAAAATAAAAAATTTCAATTATCATAATATTAATAATAAAGTTATTTATTCTACAGAAGCATTAAACATGAATAATATTCCAAAAAAATTAATAATAATAGGAGGAGGAATAATTGGAATAGAATTAGGATCAATTTTTAGTAGGTTAGGGAGTAAAATTACTATTATAGATTCTATAGATAGAATTATTTCCAACATGGATATTTCTTTAAGTAAAGGAGTACAAAACATATTAAAAAAACATTCAATAAACATACAAACTTCTTTATCTATTTCTGATATAACTTTAGGAAAAAACGAAGAAGTTGTTGTAACAGCAAAAAATTTTCAGGGAGAAAATTTTTTATTTACTGGGGACTACTGTTTAGTAGCAATAGGTAGAGTACCATATACAAAACATCTAGAACTAGAAAATATAGGAATTAAAACAAATGAAAAAGGATTTATTATTGTTAATGATTATTTACAAAGTTCAGTAGAAAATATATACGCTATTGGTGATGTAATAGGTGGAAAAATGTTAGCACATAAGGCAGAAGAAGAAGGGTTGCATGTTATAGAACATATAAATGGGAAAAAACTAAATAAATTAAATTATCACTTAATTCCATCAGTAATATATACTTATCCAGAAGTAGCTAGTGTAGGATATACAGAAAATGAAATTATTAATAAAAAAATAAAATATAACATAGGTATATTTCCAATGAAATCATTAGGTAGGGCTCATACTAATGGATGTACAGATGGTTTTTTAAAAATGATATCTAATAAAAAAACAGATGAAATATTAGGAATACATATAATAGGAGAACATGCAGGAGATATGATAATGGAAGGAACTGTTGCAATGGAATTTTATTCTTCTTCTGAAGATATATACAGAATATGTCATCCACATCCTACTTTAAGTGAAGCATTCAAAGAAGCAGCATTATTAAACTTTGAAAATCGTTCTATTCATATGTAATTTTTATTACCAGCAAATATAACATAAACCAATTTTTTGTAAAAAAAAATTGGTTTTTAAAAAATGTTTTGATCCAAAAAAACCAATATTTGCTGAAAAAGGAGAAGGATGTGACGTTTTTAAAACATAATGGTTGTTATCAGAATTTATTAAATAAGATTTTTCTTTTGCATATTTCCCCCATAAAAGAAAAACAATATTCTTTTTTTTATTAGAAATAACATGTATAATACTATCTGTAAATATTCTCCATCCTATATTTTTATGAGATCCAGGGGAATCTTTTCTAACTGTCAATATAGAATTTAATAACAATACTCCCTGTATAGCCCAACGTATTAATGATCCACTATAAGGAAAAAATTTACGATTAAAACAATTTTTTACTTCTAAAAATATATTTCTTAAAGATGGAGGAAATGGAATACCAATAGGTACAGAAAAACAAAGGCCATCAGCTTGATTCTCTTTATAATAAGGATCTTGCCCAATGATAACTACTTTTAAATTAGAAAAAGGACAATACTGAAAAAAAGATAAAATTTTACTTTTATCTGGATAACAAACAAATTTATCATATTCTAAAGTAAGAATTTCTTTTAATTCTTTGAAATAATCTTTTTTACTTTCCTGTTGTAAAAATATATTCCAATTGTATTTCATTTTATTTATTATGTAAAAATAATTTTTTATTAATAAGTTCTTCTTTAGTTTCTGTATTATTGCTATCAAAAATACAACAATTAACTGGACATATTGAAATACACTGTGGTTCTTCATAAAATCCTACACATTCTGTACATTTTTCTGATACAATGAAATAAATATCATTTTTTATTGGATTTTGCAAAAAAGTATATTTCATTTTTTTTTTTAAAGAAGTTCCATCTGACATCCTCCAATTTTTTCCTCCTTCATAAATTGCATTGTTAGGACATTCAGGTTCACAAGCTCCGCAATTTATGCATTCTTTTGTTATTTTTATAGACATTATAAAAAAAATTTAAAAATTTTTTCCTAAAGAAGATACAAAAATGATTTTATTTTTATTAAAATTTATTTCCTTAAAAATTTTTCCATTTATTTTAGGAATTATTAATCCATTTTTAAAAAAAGTATCATGTATTAAAATTCTACATTCATCCCAAATACTTTTTCTAATAACAGAATATAAAATACTTATGTTCCCTTCTACAATAATAGATTGAATATTTCTATTATATAGATGAATTAATATATTTTTTATTGTTTTTTTATTAAAATTTATTCGTATATATTCCGTATTTTTTTCGTTCTTCCTATTTTTTTCTGTAAAAACAATATTTTTTATATAATCATCTAAAAGTAAACAAGAATTATCCCCTTTTAATTCTTTATCAATAAAAATTCTTATAGGATTTCTACCAAACCATTTAGTATAAAAAAATTTTTTATTACAATTTATTTTTCCTGTTAAAATTCCATTTTCTTCAGATATCCATTTATGAACTATTTGTTTATAATAAATATTACAATGATTAATATTATTCATTTTTAATAATCCATTATAACTTTGACTCCATTGTAATATAATATAAGGGCGACGTTTTTTATAAAAAGTAAAAAAACGTTTATTTAAAATATAAATATTTTTTTTTAAAAAATCTTCTATAACTTCTATTCCGTTTTCTCTTAATTTTTTTATACTTATTCCTTTATATTTAGGATTTTTAGTTCCAATTACTACTCTAGAAATAAGATTATTTATAATTAAATCAACACAAGATTGTTTTTTACCGTTATAAAAACATGGTTCTAATGTTATGTAAATAGTAGATCCTAAAAAAAAATCTTTATTTTTTACATTATTAATAGCTTTTTCTTCTGCATGCCCTGTCCCTTTTTTATATAACCAATCTTCCGAAATGATTTTTCCATTTTTTTCTATAACACACCCCATCATAGGATTAGGATAAGTAAATCCAAGTCCATTTTTAGATAATTGTATGGCTCTTTCCATAAAAATTTTCATTTAGAAAATTATATTATGAATTCCATATTTTCCAAGATTCTTCAGCTTGTATATATAACATTTCTAATCCATTTTTAATTTTAGTTCCTCTTTCTTCACCTTTTTTTAAAAAAAGTGTTTTTTCTGGATTATAAACTAAATCATAAAGATAATGTTCTTCAGAAAGATATTCATATGGTATATTAGGACATAAATTTATATTTGGATAAGTACCTACAGGAGTACAATTAATAATAATTTTATATGTTTTTAATACATCTTTATTTATTTCTTCATAAGATAGGATGTAATTGCATTTTTTTTTTTTTATTCTTGAAACATATTTATATGATATTTTAAATTTATTTAAAACATAAGAAATTGTTTTAGATACGCCACCTGTTCCTAAAATTAAGGCATTCATATTCATTTTAGTTCCAAATAAATATAAATTTTCATGTAAGTAATTTATTAAAGAGATCTCAAATCCTAATATGTCTGTATTATATCCAATTTTATATTTATTATTTATTTTTATAACATTTATTGATCCTATATTTTTTGCAATAGGATCTATTTCATTTAAAAAAGGAATTATACTTATTTTATAAGGAATGGTAACATTACATCCTTTCAAATAAGGATTATCAAATATCATAATAACTTTTTCTATTGTAGAAATATCATAAATTTTATAAACAGAATTATGTATAGAATCCTTTATAAATTTATCAGAGAAAAATTTTTTAGAAAAAGAATATTTTATATTTCTACCAATCAAACCAAAAACAGACTTTGAATCATTTTTATAAATAAAAGACATAAAAATTACTCTTCTTTTTTTGATTTTATACGTTCCCTATATTTAGCTCTTAATATTTCATTTCTTCTACATTCTGACCGTTTTATATATTGTTGTCTTTCTCTAAACTCTTTTAAGACTCTAGTCTTATCAAATTTTTTTTTGCATTTTTTTAATGCTTTATCAATTGATTCACCTTCTCTTACTGTAGTAATTAAAATCATAAAACAAGAATATTAGTATATTACACAGTTTATGTGGACATTAACGGATTCGAACCGATGACCTATACTCTGTCAAAGTATTGCTCTAAACCTGCTGAGCTAAATGTCCATACTTTATTTTTTAACAAAATTAAATATTTTTTACAATATTGAATGAGAATAACATGTCATGCAAAAATATTTTAAAAAAATCTATAGAACATTTAAAAGGTTTAAGTTCTATAAAAATTAATCTATTAAATTCCGAATTAAATATATATACATATGAAGATTTTCTTTTTTTCTACCCAAAAAAATATATTTTCTATTCTTTCGTAAAAAAAATATCAGAATTATCAAATACAAAAATTTGTAATAATCTAGTACAAATATTGGGTATTATTACAAATACAAAAGAAATAGATTATAAAAATAAACAAGGAAAGATTGTTATAGCTCGTTTAGAAGACGAAACTGGATTTATTGAATTAATATGGTTCCGTAAAACTTATTTTTTAAAAAATTTAAGAAAAAATATAAAAGTAATAGTTTCTGGAAAAATAATTATTTTTCAAAAAAAAATTCAAATTATTCATCCAAACATTCAAAACTTACAAAATTATAAAAAAATTATATCTATATATCCTGTTTACAACATTTCTAAAAAACTTAAAAAAAAAGGTATTGATAATTTTCTTATAAGAAATATTTTATTGTGTATAATAAAAAAATTAAATAATAATAATATAAATATAGGTGATTTTTGTTTCCAAAATTATGTTAAAAAACAATTAATGTCAAGAAAATTAGCGTTAATTCAAATACATTTTCCAATATCTTTTAAAAAATTATTACAAGCAAAATATTCTTTAAAATTTGAAGAATTATTTATACTTAAATTATTTTTTTTATCAAAAAAAAAAATTTCATATAGTAGACCATTTAATAAAATAGGTGAAAAATTTAATATGTTTTACAAATATTTCATGCCTTTTGATTTAACCAATGGACAGAAAAAAGTATTTAGAGAAATTTGGAATGATTTGAAAAAACCAATTCAAATGAAGAGATTACTACAAGGAGATGTTGGTAGTGGGAAAACTATAATAGCAATATTATCAATATTAACTGCATTAGATAATGGATTTCAATCCTGTTTTATGGCTCCTACTGAAATTTTAGCAGTACAACATTATTATTATATAAAAAAAATATTTTCTAAAATTGGTATAAATACAGTTCTTTTAACAGGATCTGTTGAAAAATCAATAAGAAAAGATATATACAACAAAATTTATTCAGGAAAAATTTCTGTTATAATAGGGACTCACGCTTTAATATATAAAAAAGTTATATTTAATAATCTAGGATTATTAGTGATAGATGAAGAACAACGTTTTGGAGTAGAACAAAGAGAAAAAATATGCAAACAATGTAAATTTTTACCACATGTGTTAATAATGACTGCTACACCTATACCTAGAACTCTAGCAAAAGCTATATATAATGATTTAAATATTTCTATACTTGAAAATTTACCAAAAGGTAGAAAATCTATAAAAACTATTCATTGTTTTAGTGAAAACAGAGATAAAGCATTTGAAATTATAAAAAACCAATTGTTAGAAGGTAAGCAAATATATATAGTATATCCTATTATAAACGAATCTAAAATAAATAAATATACTTGTTTAATAAATGGATATGAAAAAATAAAAGAAAAATTTAAAAATATAAAGAATGAAATAGGAATTTTACATGGAGAAATGAATATTCAAGAAAAAGAAATTCAAATGAAGCAATTTTTAAATGGGAAAACAAAAATAATAACTACTACAACTGTTATAGAAGTAGGAATAGATGTACCTAATGCTACAGTTATTTTAATAGAAAATGCTAATTTTTTTGGATTATCTCAGTTACATCAGTTAAGAGGCAGGGTAGGTAGAAGTATTCATCAAAGTTATTGTATACTAATTACAGAAAAAAAAATAAGTATAGAAGGAATACTTAGAATGAAAAAAATGTGTAGTACAAACGATGGATTGGAAATAGCGAAAGAAGATCTAAAATTAAGAGGTAGTGGGAACTTAATAGGTACAGAACAAAGTGGAAAAGACTATTTTAAAATTGTAAATTTTTCAGAAGATTTGAAAATAATAAAAGAAATAATTCCAATTGCTAAAAAATTTTTTGAAAAAAACCCCAATTTTCTTAGAAAAGAAAAACACATTTTTCAAAGATATTATAAAAAAAATAAAATACAAAGTTTATTCATAAATGAATAAAGATTTGAATCATATTCAAAAAAAAATAATTGAAACCATTTATGGTCCTATACTTGTTATTGCGGGAGCAGGTTCAGGTAAAACCCGTGTAATTACATATCGTATAGCTTATATGATAAAAAAAATAGGAATTAATCCTAGCAATATATTAGCAATAACTTTTACTAATAAAGCTGCAAGAGAAATGAAAAATAGGATTTCTATAATGATAAATAAAACGGAATTAAGTAAAATTACCATAGGGACTTTTCATTCAATATTTTCTAGAATTTTAAGAGCCGAATCACATTACATTGGATATAAATCAAATTATACTATTTATGATCAAAAAGATTCAGAAAATGTTATAAAACAAATATTAAAAGATATTAGTTTTGACAAAAATTTTCATCCTAAAGAAATAAAAAACAGAATATCAGAATATAAAAATAATTTGTATTGCATTAAAAATAAAAATAATTTTTTTTATAAAATATATAAATTATATGCAAAACGTTGTTATAATGCAGGAGCATTAGATTTTGATGATATTTTGCTTCATACTAATCGTTTATTCTACTATTATCCTGATATTCTTATAAAATATCAAAATAAATTTAAATATATTTTAATTGATGAATATCAAGATACAAATATATCTCAAAATTGTATAATAAAAAATCTATATTATAAATACAAAAATATTTTTGCAGTTGGAGATGATGCTCAAAGTATCTATTCTTTTCGTGGAGCAAATATTTCAAATATTCTTAATTTTCATGTTCATTATAAAAAAGCAAAAATTTTTCGTTTAGAACAAAATTATCGTTCTACTGATTCAATAGTACAAGCATCTAATTATGTTATAGCATGTAACAAGAACCAAATATATAAAAAAATTTGGACCAACAATGAAAAAGGAGAAAAAATTAAAATATATTGTGCTTCATCTGAAACAGATGAAGCACAATATATTGCATCTTCTATTCTTTCTATAAAGAAACAAAAAGAATTACAGTATAATAGTTTTGCTATTCTTTATAGAGCAAATTTCCAATCAAAAATTATAGAATTTACATTAAAAAAAATGAAAATTCCATATAAAATATATGGAAATATTTCATTAGAAAATAGAAAAGAAATTAGAGATTTTTTATCTTATTTACGTATTATAATAAATCATTACGATGAACCATCTCTATTACGTATACTAAAAAAAAAAATAGAATATAAAAAAACTTTTGATTCTATATTAAATTTTTCAAAAGAAAAAAAAATAAGAATATATGATATAGTAAAAAACATTAATTATTATAAGATTTTTTTTAAAATAAAAAAAACTACAATAGACAAACTAAATAATTTCTTTTTTGAAATAGATAACATAAAAAAAAATTTAAATAAGAAAAATATTAAAGAAGATATAAAAAATATAATATATTTTTTCCTTAAAGAAAACCCAACAGAAAAAATTAATGACTTACAATATATTATTGATAATATAAGTTTTTACATTGATGAAAAAAAACAATTTGGAAATAATGAAAATCCTAGTTTATCAGAATTTATACAAAATTTTTATTTAGAAGAACATGAAAATGATAAAGACATTAATAAAAATAACATACATGAAAAAAACAAAGTTTCACTTATGACAATTCATTTATCAAAAGGATTAGAATTTCCTGTAGTTTTTATAACTGGATTAGAAGAAAATTTATTTCCATCAAAATCAAGTTATAATAATCCATTAAAAATAGAAGAAGAACGTAGATTATTTTACGTTGCTTTAACTAGAGCGAAAAAAATTGCTATGTTATCTTATTCTAAATATAGATTTTTATGGGGAGAAAAAAAGAAAAATACCCATAGTAGATTTATTAACGAAATGAATAAAGTACTTATAAAAATAGAAAACAAAGAAAAAAAACTTAAATCTTTATCTTTTAATTTTAAAAAATATTCTTTTGAAAAAAAAAAAATAACATGTGAAAAAAAAATAGAAAAAGGAATGAAAGTATTTCATCCTAATTTTGGAATAGGAATTATTATTAATTTTGGATTTTATAAAACAAACGAAATTGTAACAGTCCTTTTTAAAAAATTCGGAGAAAAAAGAATTTTATTGAAATTAAATAAACTTATTTTAATATAAAATATAAAAACTTATAATATAAATATAAATTGATTCCATAATATTTTTTTTAATGAAAAGTTTAGAAAAAGTTAAAATAAATTTCATCTTGCAAAAGATAATTTGTTTTGTATCTATTATTTTTTTTATTGTTAAATGGAAAACTTGGAATATTACTTCTTCATTATCTATATTTAGTGATGCAATTGAAAGTGTAATTAATATAATTAGTGGATTTATAGGATTATTAAGTATTTATATTTCTTCTTTACCAAAAGATAGAAATCATCCATATGGACATGGAAAAATAGAATTTATCTCCACAGCTATAGAAGGATGTTTAATATTCATTGCTGGAATAACCATTTTTGCAAATACTTTTGTACGTACTCAATATCATATGCATCATGATAAAATTTTATTATACAAATTAAACTATGGAATACTTTTAATGTCTATAACAGCAGTAATAAACTATTTTTTAGGATTTATAGCATGCAAGATAGGAAATAAAAATGGAACATTAGTTTTAATTGCTAGTGGTAAACATCTTAAAATAGATACTTATTCTACTTTTGTAATAGTTTTAGGATTGATTATATTAAATAAAACTAAATGTATATGGATAGATCCTATTATATCTTCTGTATTTTCTACCGTAGTGTTATATACAGGGATTAAACTATTACAAAACTCTGCAGCTGGTATTATGGATGCTTCTGATAAAAAATTGCTACAAATATTATCTTCATATATAAACCAAAAAAGAAATATTTATTGGATTGACCTTCATCATTTAAAAATTATTAAATATGGAAGTGCACTTCACGTAGATTGTCATTTAACATTACCATGGTTTTTTAATATTAAAGAATCTAATAAAGAAATAGAAAAATTATCTAAAATAACTAAAAATAAATTTGGAGATAGAGTAGAACTATCTGTTCACGTAGATGCTTGTTGTAAATATCATTGTTCATATTGTTCAAATATTTTATGTAGTGTAAGAAAAAATATTTTTAAAAAAAAAATTTTATGGACACTAGATGAAATATCTTATAAAGTACCTTATGAAAAAAATAAGTAAGATAAAATATTAAATTTTTATATAAAAATTAATATGGAATATAATACAGATCGTTTAAAATTGGTTATACCAGAATATGGTAGAAATATTCATAAAATGATAGATTATGCAATAAACATTAAAAATAGAGAAAAACGTAATCTTTGTGCATTAAAAATAATAAAGTTAATGAAAGAGTTTATGAATTTTAAATTAAAAAAATCTTTTCCTTTTTTTCAATATAAATTATGGAATCAATTATTAATTATGTCAAAATACAAACTTGATGTTGATACTCCTTTCACTATAAGAAATACAAAAAAATTTAGATTTTTTGAAAAAAAAATTGTGTATCCAGAATATTTAACTAGTTTCCGTTATTATGGAAAAATAGTTAGAAATATGATCAATGTAGCTATTAATTGTAAAAATGAACAAAAAAAGGAAGAATGGTTTTATGCTATAGCTAACACTATGAAAAAAAACTATTTAAGATGGAACAAAAATATAGTGGAAAATGATATTATTTTTAATGATCTAAAAAAACTTTCTAAAGGTAAAATATGTTTAAAAAAACATGATTTTTCTACCTTACTACAAGGTCCTTATTTCTTAAAAAAAAAAAAAATAAAGTAAGTAATGGGAGTATTTAAAATAAAGGGGGGAAATTCTTTAAAGGGTCAAATTTTTCCACAGGGATCTAAAAATGAATCTTTACAAGTTTTATGTGCTTCGTTACTAACATCTGATAAAGTTAGAATAAAAAACATTCCAAAAATAGGTGACGTAAAATGTTTAATTAAAATTATTAAAAATTTAGGAGTAATTGTAAAAAAAAATGGAGAAAGAGATTATACATTTCAAGCAAAAGATATAAATACTGAATATCTAAATACAGAAAAATTTAGGAAACATGGAAAATCTATTAGAGGTTCTATTATGATAGCTGGCCCATTACTTACAAGACTAGGAAAAGTATATATACCTATTCCAGGTGGAGATAGAATTGGACGAAGAAGACTAGATGCTCATTTAAACGGATTAAAATCATTAGGAGGTATTATCCATTATAACAATGAATTAAAATGTTTTTATTTACATTCTAAAAATAAATTACATGGTAAATATATTTTAATGGAAGAAGCATCCATAACAGGAACTGCAAATATAATAATGGCTTCTACTTTAGCAAAAGGAAAAACTATAATTTATAATGCTGCATGTGAACCATATATACAACAATTATGCAAAATGTTAAATAATATGGGTGCAAAAATAAAAGGTATTGGAACTAACTTATTAAATATTACAGGAGTATATGAATTAAAAGGATGTATACATACTATACTACCAGATATGGTAGAGATTGGTAGTTGGATAGGTTTAGCAGCTATAACTTGCTCTGAAATATGTATTAAAAATGTAAGTTGGAAAAATTTAGGAATTATTCCAAATGTATTTGAAAAAATGGGTATAAAAATTAACAGAAAACAAGATGATATTTATATTCCATTTCAAAAATTTTATAAAATAAAAAAATTATTAAATAACGCTATTCTAACTATATCAGATGCTCCATGGCCAGGATTAACTCCAGATTTATTAAGTATTTTAACTGTAGTGGCAACTCAAGCTGAAGGGTGTGTTTTAATTCATCAAAAAATGTTTGAGAGTAGATTATTTTTTATAGATAATTTAATTGAAATGGGTGCACAAATAATATTATGTGATCCTCACAGAGCAACCGTAATCGGGCTAAATCATAAATCATATTTACGTGGATCTATACTAAATTCTCCAGATATAAGAGCTGGAATTTCTCTACTTATTGCTGCTCTTTCTGCTAAAGGTACT includes:
- a CDS encoding deoxyhypusine synthase family protein, giving the protein MKDHSISYFIEKYFLHFNALTLHEAAKSYKTHINNNGKMMITLAGAMSTAELGKILAEMIRNNQVHIISCTGANLEEDILNLIANSHYIKIPNYRDLTPNEEKKLLKKGYCRVTDTCIPEEKAFKKLQRHILMVWERAKRKSERYFPHEYIYQLLLENILEPYYDINPKYSWVLAAAKKNIPLIIPGWEDSTIGNLFASYCMKKLFKPFLVKNGIEYMTYLAEWYKKECINHKIGFFQIGGGISGDFPICVVPMLSQDIGYDTTPFWSYFCQISDSNTSYGSYSGAIPNEKITWGKLDKDTPKFIIESDATIVAPLIFAYILNM
- the lpdA gene encoding dihydrolipoyl dehydrogenase translates to MKNLYDIVIIGSGPGGYISAIRASQLGFKIAIIEKHKNLGGTCLNVGCIPSKSLLESSKRFFLSEKYSKSHGIFFEKLHFDLEKMMYRKNKIIENLNNGINYLIKKNKIDIYKGIGVFQSKNILSIKNSISLKEEIKIHFKFCIISTGSKPLKIKNFNYHNINNKVIYSTEALNMNNIPKKLIIIGGGIIGIELGSIFSRLGSKITIIDSIDRIISNMDISLSKGVQNILKKHSINIQTSLSISDITLGKNEEVVVTAKNFQGENFLFTGDYCLVAIGRVPYTKHLELENIGIKTNEKGFIIVNDYLQSSVENIYAIGDVIGGKMLAHKAEEEGLHVIEHINGKKLNKLNYHLIPSVIYTYPEVASVGYTENEIINKKIKYNIGIFPMKSLGRAHTNGCTDGFLKMISNKKTDEILGIHIIGEHAGDMIMEGTVAMEFYSSSEDIYRICHPHPTLSEAFKEAALLNFENRSIHM
- a CDS encoding uracil-DNA glycosylase, producing MKYNWNIFLQQESKKDYFKELKEILTLEYDKFVCYPDKSKILSFFQYCPFSNLKVVIIGQDPYYKENQADGLCFSVPIGIPFPPSLRNIFLEVKNCFNRKFFPYSGSLIRWAIQGVLLLNSILTVRKDSPGSHKNIGWRIFTDSIIHVISNKKKNIVFLLWGKYAKEKSYLINSDNNHYVLKTSHPSPFSANIGFFGSKHFLKTNFFLQKIGLCYICW
- a CDS encoding 4Fe-4S dicluster domain-containing protein — protein: MSIKITKECINCGACEPECPNNAIYEGGKNWRMSDGTSLKKKMKYTFLQNPIKNDIYFIVSEKCTECVGFYEEPQCISICPVNCCIFDSNNTETKEELINKKLFLHNK
- a CDS encoding bifunctional diaminohydroxyphosphoribosylaminopyrimidine deaminase/5-amino-6-(5-phosphoribosylamino)uracil reductase; its protein translation is MKIFMERAIQLSKNGLGFTYPNPMMGCVIEKNGKIISEDWLYKKGTGHAEEKAINNVKNKDFFLGSTIYITLEPCFYNGKKQSCVDLIINNLISRVVIGTKNPKYKGISIKKLRENGIEVIEDFLKKNIYILNKRFFTFYKKRRPYIILQWSQSYNGLLKMNNINHCNIYYKQIVHKWISEENGILTGKINCNKKFFYTKWFGRNPIRIFIDKELKGDNSCLLLDDYIKNIVFTEKNRKNEKNTEYIRINFNKKTIKNILIHLYNRNIQSIIVEGNISILYSVIRKSIWDECRILIHDTFFKNGLIIPKINGKIFKEINFNKNKIIFVSSLGKNF
- a CDS encoding shikimate dehydrogenase family protein is translated as MSFIYKNDSKSVFGLIGRNIKYSFSKKFFSDKFIKDSIHNSVYKIYDISTIEKVIMIFDNPYLKGCNVTIPYKISIIPFLNEIDPIAKNIGSINVIKINNKYKIGYNTDILGFEISLINYLHENLYLFGTKMNMNALILGTGGVSKTISYVLNKFKISYKYVSRIKKKKCNYILSYEEINKDVLKTYKIIINCTPVGTYPNINLCPNIPYEYLSEEHYLYDLVYNPEKTLFLKKGEERGTKIKNGLEMLYIQAEESWKIWNS
- the rpsU gene encoding 30S ribosomal protein S21: MILITTVREGESIDKALKKCKKKFDKTRVLKEFRERQQYIKRSECRRNEILRAKYRERIKSKKEE
- the recG gene encoding ATP-dependent DNA helicase RecG; the encoded protein is MSCKNILKKSIEHLKGLSSIKINLLNSELNIYTYEDFLFFYPKKYIFYSFVKKISELSNTKICNNLVQILGIITNTKEIDYKNKQGKIVIARLEDETGFIELIWFRKTYFLKNLRKNIKVIVSGKIIIFQKKIQIIHPNIQNLQNYKKIISIYPVYNISKKLKKKGIDNFLIRNILLCIIKKLNNNNINIGDFCFQNYVKKQLMSRKLALIQIHFPISFKKLLQAKYSLKFEELFILKLFFLSKKKISYSRPFNKIGEKFNMFYKYFMPFDLTNGQKKVFREIWNDLKKPIQMKRLLQGDVGSGKTIIAILSILTALDNGFQSCFMAPTEILAVQHYYYIKKIFSKIGINTVLLTGSVEKSIRKDIYNKIYSGKISVIIGTHALIYKKVIFNNLGLLVIDEEQRFGVEQREKICKQCKFLPHVLIMTATPIPRTLAKAIYNDLNISILENLPKGRKSIKTIHCFSENRDKAFEIIKNQLLEGKQIYIVYPIINESKINKYTCLINGYEKIKEKFKNIKNEIGILHGEMNIQEKEIQMKQFLNGKTKIITTTTVIEVGIDVPNATVILIENANFFGLSQLHQLRGRVGRSIHQSYCILITEKKISIEGILRMKKMCSTNDGLEIAKEDLKLRGSGNLIGTEQSGKDYFKIVNFSEDLKIIKEIIPIAKKFFEKNPNFLRKEKHIFQRYYKKNKIQSLFINE